GCATCTCCGGGTCGCCCAGGAGAAACTCTTTACGGCGTACTTCGAAGGAAAAGGCGAGAGACAACGGGAGTGAGTCCTGCGGTGGGAGGATACGGCGGGCTCCGGAACCGACCGGTTCGGTCGATCCCTTTCGGTGACTCATATTCGCCCGCTCGAGCGATGGATTACGACGAAGTATCGCTCGGTCATACCAGAGCACGCTGGTATACCCCTTTCGTGCATTCATCATCTTTATCGGTCAATGAGTTCGCATTTGACTACCGAGCGCACGACCACTGCGTTCGACGTTCTCGCTGCACCTCATCGTCGATACCTGCTTTCGACTCTTTACGAACGGCGTCACTCGAGCGATTCGACTCCATCACCGCAGTCACGCGCAATCGCGATCGAGACGCTCGCGACTGAAATTGCCGTTCGCGAGCACGGTTCACCGATCGTCACCGAAGATCAGTCCCGGGACATCCAGATCCGACTCCTTCACCACCACGTGCCGCGACTGCTCGATGTCGGCCTGGTGACCGAGCACACCGGCGGCGACGCGCGAGCCCTCGCTCTCGCCGATCACCCGATCCTCGAGTCGGAGTGGGTCACCACCCTCCTCGAGAACCCGACCGGCGAGGCGGTCAGCACCGAAACGGAACTGAACCGAACGCTCGAGGCGCTGCAATCCGCACGCTGTCGGCTGGCCTGTGACATCCTCTCGAGACGGGATGGCGACCTCGCCGTTACCGACCTCGCCGTGATGATCGCCGCTCGGGAGAACGATTGCAGACTCGTCGATGTCGCCGAAACGGAGTGGAAGCCGATCACCACGACGCTCGTACACAATCACGTACCCGCGCTCGCGGACGCCGGCCTCGTCGAATACGACCGCTCGACCGAGTCCGTCGCGATCACGGCCGACGCGCCCCAGTGGCAGGCGGACTGGCTGGCTGCGAGCCCGCTCGGTGCACTCGCGACGGACCTCGAGACGCCGCAGAAACGGGCCAGAACCGGCGCTGCCGGTCTCGGATCAGACGCGGCGACGGAGACCGATCCGACGGGTGCGGGCGTCTGCTGGACGATCGAAGGCTCCGAGAACGTCGTCGCGAGGGGCCACGAGATCGCCGACACCGCCGACGAGGAGCTGTTCGTGACGCTGCCCGATGCGGGACTGATCCAGCAGCGCTGTCTCGAGCGCTGGCGGGCCGCGGCGGATCGCGGGGTCGATCTCTACATCGGTTCGCGCTCACCGCGGGTACGAGATACCGTCCGGTCGGCGGTTCCCGACGCGACGATCTGTGAACTCCGGTCCGACTGGCTGAACTTCCCCGTCGAACGGATCCACCACGGCCGCGTCGTGTTCGCCGACCGTGAAACGGTGATGCTCGTAACAGTAGACGACGCGGACGGCGACCCCCGCGCGACAGCGATCACCGGGGACGGAGCGGGAAATACGCTGGTAAAACTCGTCCGCGAACTCGTCGGCCCTCGAATAGATCGCTTGGAGTCGGCGTCCAACGACGGTGATAGTCCGGACGAGCGAGCGACACTGCTCTAAGATCGGTTTTCCGGTTCGGTTCTCGTCTCGGTCAGTGCACCGTTTATCGCTCGATTACGGGAATAGCAGGTACAGAAATACGAAGTAGCCGGCGACGAGGCCGGCACCGTCGAGCCGCGTGAGTTTCCGGCCGTAGCCCATCATGACGACCGAGACGATCGTAAAGACGATCAGGACGGGGAGTTCGAGACGAAGCGTACTCGGAGCGATCTCGATCGGCGTGATCAGGGCGACGATCCCCAAGACGGCGATGATGTTGTAGATGTTCGACCCGACGACGTTGGCGATGGCGAACTCGGTTTCGCCGCGAAGGGCACCGACGACCGAGGCCGCCAGTTCCGGCAGCGAGGTGCCGAGTGCGAGCACCGTCAGGCCGATGAACAGATCCGAGAAGCCGAGTTCCGAGAGCAAGCCGGTGCCGCCCGACACGAGCCAGCGCGACCCGAGGACGAGCGCCACCAGGCCGCCGAGAACGAGCGCCACGTCTCGGAGTTCGATCCCGTCCCCGGCCGCCGGATCGTCGAGTTCGGGTGCCGGATCGGCGTTGACGTAGTAGACCAGATACGCCGTGAACCCGGCGAGGACGACCAGCAAGATCGCTCCCTCGAGGCGACCGATCGTACCGTTGACGCCGAGGACGACCAGCAAGACCGCCGCGAAGATCATAAACGGAACGTGGCGGCGCATCGCGATATCGCTGATCTGCAGGGGCTTGATCAGCGCAGCGAGGCCGAGGACCAGCCCGATGTTGGCGATGTTCGAGCCGATAACGGCCCCGAGTCCGATATCCGTCGAGACGTTCAGCGCACCGATGGTCGAGACGAACAGTTCGGGCGCGGTCGTCGCGAACGCGATCACGGTTACGCCGACGGTCGCCGCTCGGAGGCCGATCCCCAGTGCGAGTCGACCGGCACCGGCGACGAGTAACTCGGCACCGCCGTAGAGCACGACGATACCCGCGACGAGGAGGGCGAGGTAGAGTGGGATTCCCGAGAGCATGATCGCCGCTACTCGTGAACGGCCTAAAAGCGACCCGAAACGATGTTCTCGAGCGAGGAGTGGCCGGAAGTCACACCGGTTATGACCCCGCGCCGTCGACTATGGGGATATGGCTATGGACGTCTTCGGGTTGCTCGGCAACCCGGTCGGTCACTCGCTGTCGCCGCCGATGCACGAAGCGGCCTACGACGAACTCGGCCTCGAGGCGCGGTACGTCACCTTCGAGCCCGAACCCGAAGCGATCGAGGACGCGATCGACGGTGCCGCGGCGCTCGGTATTACGGGGCTGAACGTGACGATCCCGTTCAAGCGGGACGTCCTCGAGCGCGTCGCGGCCGACGAGTTGGCGACCCGAATCGGCGCGGTCAACACGATCGATTTTACGGGGTCCGGGCGGCCGACGGGACACAACACCGACGCGGTCGGCGCGCTTCGCGCCCTGCGGGACCACGACGTGACCCTCGAGAACGCACGCGCGGTCGTCGTCGGCGCGGGTGGTGCCGGCCGGGCGGTCGCCTTCGGACTCGCGGACGCGGGTGCGACGGTCGAGATCGCCAACCGGACCGAATCGACGGCCCACGAACTCGCAGGCGAGGTACCGAACGCGACGGGACACGGTCTCGAGGGGGGAACGCTCGCCGAATTACTCGCCGATGCTGACGTGCTGGTCAACGCTACCAGCGTCGGCATGAAAACGGACGAAACGCCCGTTCCCGCCGAGGCGCTCCACGAATCGTTGGCCGTGATGGATGCGGTCTATCAGCCCCTCGAGACGCGACTGCTTCGGGACGCGGCGGAGGCGGGGGCGACGACCGTCGACGGCGCGTGGATGTTGCTCTACCAGGGCGTCGAGGCGTTCGAACTGTGGACGGGTGCATCCGCCCCCGTCGATGCGATGAACGAGGCGCTTCGCGGGCAGCTCTCGCGGTCGTAGCTCGTAGCCGCCGAACGTCGTTTTTATCCGGTCGCACAACGGCTGTTCGATCGGTTCAAAACATGTTCGGTCGGAATGATACGTTTCAGTCGGGGGCGGTAACTCACACGTGCAGTGTTCGGACGGGGCTGTGTCGGTATCAGGCGAATTTAAGTGATGGAGACGACTATATCGAGATAATGGCAATCCTCCAGAAGCTGAAGTCGCTGCTTGGACTCGGCGAGTCGGAGTCGGAGCGAGGACGCTCTCGAGAGGTCGGAGTAACGGTCGAACGGGAAGGATCGCGGGAAGACGACCCGGAGCCCGAACCGGAATCGCTCGAGTCGGAGGCGGAGACGGAACCGCCAGCCCCGTCGAGCGCCACGTCCGAGGAGGCCGATTCGGCCGGAACTGAGACCGAGACGGACGAGACGGAAGTTGACGCGGACGAGACAGCGGATGACGGTGATGCGTCCGCCGCCGATGACTCGGTCGAGGAATCGGCAGCCGCCGGCTCGGATGCCTCGAGTTCGACCGGCTCGATGACCAAACCGACGGACGACCCCGCGTCGGCAGCCGAGCCGGCGGAGGCTGCAGGCCCCACTACGGAGGATGCAGCCCCGACGAGCGAGAAGACACCCGACCTCTCCGAGGGCGAGGCTCCGGTCGAAGAGGCCGAACCGGAGACGGAGACCGACGAACCGGCCGAGACGGCCGACTCGGAGGCCGAACCCGATGAATCGACCGAGGCGGTCGACGAAACGGAGCCGGAAACCGACGAACCGGCGGCCGACTCGGACAGCCACGAACCGGTCAACTCGATTAAGGGAATCGGTCCCGCCTACGCCGACCGTCTCACCGCCGCGGGCGTCGAGACCGTCGCCGACCTCGCCGGCGCCGATGCGGCCGAACTGTCCGGGGAAACCGACATCTCCGAAACGCGAATCCAGGGCTGGATCGACCGCGCCGAAGTCAGATAGTCCCGCTTCGCGCTCCGATCGCCCTCCACTAACCGACCGACTTCTCCCTCCGCGACAACCGACCCAGTATCATCCACACCCGTTCTCGCACCAGCTCTCGTTCCGGAAACCGCAAAAGGATTAGGCTCCCACCCCCTCTCGAGCGATATGAGCGATCCGCGCGTCGTCACCTCGCTCGCGTCGTTTCGAGCCGCCGCCCGCGATCGGCTCGAGCGCGACGGGACCGCGACGGCGACCGACGCGGCGACGCGCACCACCGAATTCCGTACGCCGGTCGAAGTTCGA
The genomic region above belongs to Natronorubrum halophilum and contains:
- a CDS encoding DUF7344 domain-containing protein, with product MSSHLTTERTTTAFDVLAAPHRRYLLSTLYERRHSSDSTPSPQSRAIAIETLATEIAVREHGSPIVTEDQSRDIQIRLLHHHVPRLLDVGLVTEHTGGDARALALADHPILESEWVTTLLENPTGEAVSTETELNRTLEALQSARCRLACDILSRRDGDLAVTDLAVMIAARENDCRLVDVAETEWKPITTTLVHNHVPALADAGLVEYDRSTESVAITADAPQWQADWLAASPLGALATDLETPQKRARTGAAGLGSDAATETDPTGAGVCWTIEGSENVVARGHEIADTADEELFVTLPDAGLIQQRCLERWRAAADRGVDLYIGSRSPRVRDTVRSAVPDATICELRSDWLNFPVERIHHGRVVFADRETVMLVTVDDADGDPRATAITGDGAGNTLVKLVRELVGPRIDRLESASNDGDSPDERATLL
- a CDS encoding calcium/sodium antiporter; translation: MLSGIPLYLALLVAGIVVLYGGAELLVAGAGRLALGIGLRAATVGVTVIAFATTAPELFVSTIGALNVSTDIGLGAVIGSNIANIGLVLGLAALIKPLQISDIAMRRHVPFMIFAAVLLVVLGVNGTIGRLEGAILLVVLAGFTAYLVYYVNADPAPELDDPAAGDGIELRDVALVLGGLVALVLGSRWLVSGGTGLLSELGFSDLFIGLTVLALGTSLPELAASVVGALRGETEFAIANVVGSNIYNIIAVLGIVALITPIEIAPSTLRLELPVLIVFTIVSVVMMGYGRKLTRLDGAGLVAGYFVFLYLLFP
- a CDS encoding shikimate dehydrogenase; protein product: MDVFGLLGNPVGHSLSPPMHEAAYDELGLEARYVTFEPEPEAIEDAIDGAAALGITGLNVTIPFKRDVLERVAADELATRIGAVNTIDFTGSGRPTGHNTDAVGALRALRDHDVTLENARAVVVGAGGAGRAVAFGLADAGATVEIANRTESTAHELAGEVPNATGHGLEGGTLAELLADADVLVNATSVGMKTDETPVPAEALHESLAVMDAVYQPLETRLLRDAAEAGATTVDGAWMLLYQGVEAFELWTGASAPVDAMNEALRGQLSRS
- a CDS encoding helix-hairpin-helix domain-containing protein; translated protein: MAILQKLKSLLGLGESESERGRSREVGVTVEREGSREDDPEPEPESLESEAETEPPAPSSATSEEADSAGTETETDETEVDADETADDGDASAADDSVEESAAAGSDASSSTGSMTKPTDDPASAAEPAEAAGPTTEDAAPTSEKTPDLSEGEAPVEEAEPETETDEPAETADSEAEPDESTEAVDETEPETDEPAADSDSHEPVNSIKGIGPAYADRLTAAGVETVADLAGADAAELSGETDISETRIQGWIDRAEVR